From one Paeniglutamicibacter psychrophenolicus genomic stretch:
- a CDS encoding MarR family winged helix-turn-helix transcriptional regulator has product MDTNVETATLQQDAVDGIVKDWMRILPGTDVSSLQIMSRMLRVIRSFERRREDLLIQYGLEPWSFDMLAALRRNPGGVSSPGELIAATLVTSGTMTTRLKSLERRGLIVRRKGETDGRNVVVTLTAAGRESVDDAFEDVLQVQRDVVASLNDHEQAALEGVLRTILSAQEPPTITN; this is encoded by the coding sequence ATGGACACCAATGTAGAAACGGCGACCCTTCAACAGGACGCTGTCGACGGCATCGTAAAGGATTGGATGCGGATTCTGCCTGGAACCGATGTCAGCAGTCTTCAAATCATGAGCCGCATGTTGCGAGTGATTCGTTCCTTTGAGCGTCGGAGAGAAGACCTGCTTATTCAGTATGGCCTTGAGCCATGGTCGTTTGACATGTTGGCCGCGTTGCGCAGGAACCCCGGTGGTGTTTCCAGTCCGGGTGAGCTCATTGCCGCCACCCTGGTGACATCCGGGACAATGACGACTCGATTGAAGTCCCTCGAACGTCGGGGGTTGATTGTTCGGCGCAAGGGCGAAACCGACGGACGCAACGTCGTGGTGACGCTTACTGCGGCCGGACGCGAAAGCGTTGACGATGCGTTCGAGGACGTGCTTCAAGTCCAACGCGACGTCGTTGCTTCCCTCAATGACCACGAGCAAGCCGCTCTCGAAGGCGTTTTGCGCACGATCCTGTCGGCACAGGAACCCCCAACTATCACCAACTAA